In Euphorbia lathyris chromosome 2, ddEupLath1.1, whole genome shotgun sequence, the sequence GGTGAGGAATGGGTTAGAGGACTTAGGggtaaacccaaaactaaaaaagGGCAAAGGGAATCATTGAATTagcaaaacaaacaccaacaaagAGAATGAAACCTCCCATTTCCCTTATGTGTTTGGATATATTTAGAGAAGGGAATGCAATTTCACCTCATTCCGTTTAtggatgtttggttcaaatatGGAATCAAAACTATTCTTTTTAacttcataataataataaaaaattcaactcttttactatagtttccataaaatgtgaaataacttcatatataatccCAAACAATCCAAAACGTCACTCACTTGCTACCCATATTGATAATAACataaagttcataaaagttaaaatttaaacttaataaagttcatacaaattaaaaaaaaaacaaaagccaATAATCTTCTAAGCATAATACTTCATCACCGGAAAGAGTTTAAGcatcttcattgtccttttcaCCAAGAAAATCTTTGACAATAATTTTTATACATACATGTGCctctattaataaaatataagaattaaaatcaaaagataatGAAATAgaggaaactgaaataaaattaatcaaagaaaatgcataaatattatatttaaaaagaaaataattattttaaaataattaaaaataaatattaaaactgaataatatgataaaagaaaaaaatttggtcaaagttattttttaaggtaaaaaggtaaaaataaataagtataaggatcaaaagtgaaattaatctagtgataaaaaaaatataaataaataaatacaaggattaaacaaaaataaaaaagtaaaatttagtcaaaaatattttttgagtaaaaaaattaaaaatatataacgaaaatgaaattaatccaaagatgaagaaatgtaaaaataaaaaaatatagagaccaaaataaaaataaaaaaaataaaatagagaataaagtagaattttataaGGAATGTAGAAGTTTAAGTTAGAAAGAGATGGGAAAGGGAATAGAAAACCTTAGGGGGATTGGGGAATAAGATTAGAGGAGTTAGGGGtaaatctaaaactaaaaaaGGACAAAAAGAATCATTGAATTagcaaaacaaacaccaacaaatGGAATGAAACCTTCTCTTTCTCTTACCATTTTCTAAAACCCCCaaaccaaacacctcctaaatatttaaaataattttttatatatgtatatattaatattatttaagtTTTAGAtctataaatatttaatttatatatacatatattaatattatttaagtttatatatatatatatatataattatttaaattttaaaaggtGCAATAATTTAAAATGCccaattagttttgaatatagattaaaaattatcatgaaacattttttttattttgaataaataaaagtATGTTTGGTGAATGTAATAATACATACCGTATCGTTATTAATTTATTAGAATGTATTACGTGTAATTCTTTTTAAAAGATATTTATGTCTTATTTCGATCAGCCCTATCATTAATATGTATTAAGTTGTTTGGAGGAGATCAATTTAATGCAGGGGTATAAAAAAGGAGGTCCGGGACCttccggccgccggaaccacctTGATCCCTAGTAGTTTCGGCTCTTCTTGtcgcaaattttttttatcgagTAATCCCCTTCAATTAGATTTGTGTACTTCcaaaatttaaatttctaatttttttggaatGTTATAtctaaattcaaattttttagaATGTTATAtctaaattcaaatttttaatttttttttaacatattaGGTCTCTATaaatctaaatatataaatctaaatttttaattttttttttttttttttgtgtaaaaTCAGCCTCAACCGAATACAACCGCTAATTTAATATacggtaaattccaaaaacaactcATATGATTTCatggattttaaaaaaaaaaccctgtagTTTGTTTTACAAAaaccgaaaaacggaaaatggcttaacagtgttaaatggcttaacagtgttaaaggtAAACAAATCGGAAGCGACGATCTCAGAGTCGGATAGGTTGGACATTAGATGGAACAGGAGGACGTCTGGCCAGAACTCtagaaatttaaaattaaaaaaaaatagaagaataaagaaaaaataaaaaaatcgaatttcctaAGTTACTCCTATACCACGTCAgctttttaacactgttaaaccattttccgtttttccgtttttcggtaacattttccgttttttggttttttggataataaaatataacacgtttttttttttttaaatatagattttttttttttaaatccatgAAAGCACGATGGATTGTTTtagaatttaccctttaatatatCACATGTAATCCTTTAGTTATTAACTTCAATAGGCATAAAACGGATGATACAAATTAGAGCAAGAAAAGAAGATAGAAGAAAAGGTTCTTGATTTTATTAAGAGGTAAGCAAACTCAGCAATACATCAAAAACAAATTCAAACTCATTATACTTATTATTCTAGAACACAAAAGCATATAGCATATAATGAGTGTTAATTAGCCAGAGATATCAATGGCCTTAACATCAGGTTTCTTAACTTCCTCTTTAGGCACTGTAACTGTCAATACTCCATTCTCCATACTTGCCTTTACCTCATCGGTCTTTGTATTTTCCGGCAGCCTAAACCGCCTCAAGAATTGCCCACTGGATCTTTCAACTCTATGCCACTTAtcattcttttcttcttcctctttgcTTCTCTCTCCGCTTATCTGCAAAACTCTcccttcttcaacctccactttcacttcttctttcttcaatCCTGGAACGTCTGCTTTGAATACGTGAGCCTCCGGTGTCTCCTTCCAGTCAATTCTTGTGTTCGCAAACGCTGCCGTTTCGTTCGACAGCTCTGATCGAGGGACTGGGGCGCCGATTGGGAAGTTCTGGAAAGGATCCCAGACGTCGAGAGAGAATGGATCGAAGATGTTGCTTCTCCGGCCGCCGAAGATGCTCGGAATGATAGACATTTTGATTGGATGGTTTTTGTTTTGCTGAAAACGGTTACTTTGTTGATCTCTTCTCTGGTTTTGGAGAGTGCAGATCAGAAAGAGGTATTTATAGGAAACGGAGGATTTTGACTCAAAATGGGTCTTTTTTTAATAAGGATAATTCCTTATTCAGAGCCCAGTTAAAAATTATTTCCAATGTGGGGCTTCTTTAACTGGGTTCGAAACCGGAAGATTAGCTTTCGGTTTCAATTTGTAAAGAAACCGGAAGCTAATCTTCCGGTttcttaatatattattattttttatttgaaaaatgGGTTTCCGGTttctattaaatatatatttttttttatttaaagctTTGATGTTCTTTTCCGCCtcttcaaaatttaaaaaataaaatttcaaaaaagtccctttatattttttaaacttttaatttaacttcaatctttaattatttatttttaaatttattaattaaacattATCTTATCAAATTAGTTAGTAATAAACATCTAATTcagttaaaaatattttattcttttaagtatgactttgaaattatatttttgacagTTTAAATTACGGGTTTTACAGTTTCTTTATAGTCACAGTacagtttgaaattatatttttaacagtTTAAATTTcggtttttacagtttcttCATAATTTCAACGTCACCGAAAAGTTACGGTTCAAAATAACAGTTAAATCATTTCAAACTGTAATTTAAATTGTttgaagtgacagttaaatgttCGAAGTGACAATTAAATATTCGAAATGCAACAACCATATTTCAAACTGTAATTATAAAGAAACTGTAAAAATCGTAATTTTAGTTGTCACTTCAAACGTCACGGAAAAGTTACGGttcgaagtgacagttaaataacagttaaaccaTTTCAAACTATAATTTAAACTGTTCTAAGTGACAATGAAATGTTCAAAATGTCAGTTAAATATTCGAAGTGCAAAAACCATATTTCAAACTGTAATTATaaagaaactgtaaaaaccgtaatttaaactgtaaaaaatataatttcaactcatatttaaaagaataaaatatttttaaccgaattagatatttactactaattaatttgataagaaaatgtttaattaataaatttaaaaataaatagttaaagCTTGAAGTTAAATTGAAagtttaaaaaagataaagggttttttttgaaattttacatTAAAAATTTTGAAGGGGCGGACACACCTCTtccaaacttaaaaaaaatatatattaaaaacagaACCGGAAGGTAGGCTTCCGGTTTCTATtttttaatcataaaaaaaaaaaaaaaaatgagaaaccgGAAGCTAGCTTTCCGGTTTCTTTGCAAAATGAAACCGAAAGGTTGGCTTCCGGTTTCGCTCCGGTTAAACCAGCCCCACAGTGGGCATAAAATTTAACCGGACTCTTTATATGgttaaaatttcattttaaacCCCATTTTAAGGCAAAATCCAGAAACGGAAGAAGATGGATGATTTCTTGATGCTTCAAGAAGATGGAGATAACTGATCTTTCTCGAATGTGGAAGAAACATCATGTATATGTACATGGgctaacatataaatataaatgggcTTTATTATCCTATATTAGCCCTTAAAACTACCATTCAATTTGCTAAAATTACTGTTTTTTTTTAAGCATGCTAAAATTACTGTTAAATCCTGTACAGTTAAATTATAGCAAAATGAAATTGATATCTTaacttttcatattttaattttataatgaagttttaattattttaaaggCATAATGCATAATTTGTtacctgaacttgttcaaaaagatTAATTGGCTTCTGAAGTTTCAATAGTCcattcaacttgcataaaatattcagttaaccCCTTGAACTTCCGTAAAAtagaatcaattgatcactcgattgcaACTGAAAGAAATAATTCTGAAATTTGACCAAAAACCAATATAGATgaagaattaaaagaaaagagGATATTAGCATTAGTAACAAAGAGATAGAGAGTGATAATAATCTGATTAATGATAATTATCTCAGAatgaaagagagaaagagaaagcgacAGAGGTGGTTTACTAAAGAGTTTACACTGGACTAATTGATCTGTCTTCTCATCCTTTTAATATATCATTCTTCACGATGAAATTCGGTTCAAAAGTTCGTGAACATGCTTGATTATAGATTCATGAAcaaactcgattataatgtttacGAACACATTCATGAACAAGTttggttcgattattttttttaatagtaatGTTTCTATAAAAAGGAAAAGTAAAACAACATAGTTTTGTATAAACTTTAACTCTGTAAATTTCAAAATTGTGCAGTTTTGTGTTAAAtcaattcaaatcaatataattaataaacataattaatcAGTTGTTTGCAAGCAAAATTAAACTGAATTAACGAGCAGCTCACAAATAAAATATTGAGATCGAAATTGTCAATTTTCTAACGAACTGAACATAAGCAAACCAAAACCCGGCTCGATTACAATCGTGGATGCAATTGAGGAGATATGGAAAGTTCCAAAAGCTAAAAATTCATTGTTAGCAACTGTTCTTAatgttaattttgaaaagtatatatatataaaaaaaaaataaaggcaaGTCGTAGTTATATCGAGAAAATACTACTATAGTTAAAATCAGGATGTCATTTTTTCTCAAAACGCAATAGATAGTTGTACTAAATATTTTTATCAGTAATATTTATatagatctagacttattaaatttaaaacttaGAATACTTTGAATTTTCGTCCTAAAATTTTAATAAGTCTAGATTTAACTAAATTCTACGTATTTATTAAGATCCATATGATAAAAAGTGACATTTTTAAATCAACCGTTAGTTGATAAACAGTAAATAAGTGGCGGAATGAGAAAAAACAAACACATCATTATCACAATTTTATTCTTGTAGATTTTGCATTTCCTAATTCCTTGctatattaatttttgaaatctTTAATTTACAGTGAATattaaattattgttattatgaTTTTGGGTAATTGCTTGCTAACTGTTTTGGTTGGTTGAAGACACAAGCAAAATAAGCAACGGAAAAAGTGCGGTACGTAGTAGCATCATCGATTCGACGCTATCGAGAGAGATTTGGTTTCGGCGTCTTTTCCACACATTTAAATCATCTGCTAAAAGGCCTCGTTTTTGTTTTCCAATAAAGAAGAAAATTTCTCTCCCTTTTCTGAATAATTTCCACCAAACTCAACAAACAAAAAATCATGATTTTCTTGCTCTTACTGTACCAATAGTCACTCGCTTACTTCGGTGATGGATCTTCACCACGCTCGCACCGTCGGAAATTACATACTCGGCCCCAGAATCGGCTCCGGGTCCTTCGCTGTTGTTTGGCGCGCTCGCGATCGCTTCTCTCCTCTTCAATTTGCTGTTAAAGAGATTGATAAGAACTTGCTTACACCTAAAATCAGTGACAATTTGCTTAAAGAGATTTCTATTCTTAGTACTATCCGTCACCCCAACATTATCCGACTTTTCGATTCTATTCAGGTCTTTTTATTGCTTCTCTACCTcgatatctatttctttttgttttcatttttctcaaaaaactGTTTTCCTGTTTGTATAGACTGAGGACAAGATATTTCTTGTGTTGGAGTACTGCGATGGAGGCGATCTTGCTGCTTATATTCATCGTCATGGCAAAGTATCGCAGGATGTGGCCAGACACTTTATGAGACAATTAGGTACTATGTGATCATTCCCCTCAACTTtgctattttttatttcttcttcaatttcaaCTGATTATCGTCATTTACTATAATTGAATGGTACACTTTATGCTTGACCTTATAATATTTACTTCTGACAGTTTAACTGTATACGAATCTTTGTATTGCATACTATGATAATCTTTTCCatttttaagcaattgaatttttCGCCTGTTGTTCGCAGTAGAATCGAGTTTCAATTTTGTTGTGTTAGTCTAATATAGTTAAAAGTGAAGCTAGGCACTGTTAGGTTttcattgcttttttttttttttttttttttttgtcgttATCATGTTCGTCAAATTATGATTAATTGTTCTGTTTTTAGTGTAGTGAGTGTGGGAACTAAACTAAAATTATAGTTGGTTGTTGTTTTTGCAGCTGCTGGCTTGCAAGTGCTTCAAGAAAAACATCTTATTCACAGGGACTTAAAACCTCAGGTTCCTGCTACTTGTACTCaaagttctatttacttttcttaCATGGCTGTTATATTTTTGTACAGAGGTCAAACATGTGAGGtcccataactccaaacatgttTTGTTGGTGGGGATGTGTGTTATCATCTGTATGTTACACGCACGGATGCATCATTATCTTCTGTTGGAAGACATTTTTCTTCTATTCATAACTTGATTTAGATATGACTATTCTGGTGTGGTAGTTGATCTCTCTGTTTCTATAATTGGATCATAATAATAAAGTCGAGGGTGTAATTGCAGAATCTACTTTTATCATCACATGAAGCAACCCCACAGTTGAAGATAGGGGATTTTGGTTTTGCTAGGTAAGCATGCTTTGGTAACGGTACACAACTTTCAAGACACATTGCCTTGTTGACTGAGTAGTTGTATGCAATGCCCTGAACTAGACGcgatattaataaattatagataGTGGTTTATGAATGATTTTACACCAATAGAGTTATCTCCTCAGTGTCTAAGAACTTAATCATCAACTTACTGAACCAAGCTCAAGGTTGCCTATTTCCTTGGTAGCACATTACCCATTTATTTGGCTTGCCTATTGAGTTGATTAAAGTCCCAAGGGGCATGTTTTTATTTATGATGTAAACCATGGTGGTTTAGCCTTGAAGTATCGCATGTTGGGAACTACTTCTCATCATCATGAGTATTTTGAATGACACCAAGTGCCGATTTATTATTCTTGATTTGGCGTCAAGGAAGTCATGAAACTTCTTAATCACTCATGATATTATTTCCTTAAGATATTGACTTAATTTTGTATATCTATGAGTATTAGTAGTTCAGATAATTCCTGGtcagaagaaattatttttaTGGATTGTTTTACTACTATTTAACAAAGGCTATTACAACTCTCTTTATTCTGCTGTTTCTTTGGTTTACTTACAGGTCCTTGACGCCCCAAGATTTGGCTGATACACTTTGTGGTTCTCCATTATACATGGCTCCAGAGATCATTCAGAATCTTAAGTATGATGCGAAGGTGATGCTGCTGATACATGCAAGCTATAGAAGATGATTGGAATGAATTGTATCATCACTGAGCTAAATGCAATTTAAATTTCGTGGTATGTGCAGGCTGACTTATGGAGTGTTGGGGCCATTTTATTTGAGCTGGTTACTGGAACCCTACCGTTTCATGGAAATACTCAATATCAGGTTTTTGGAAGAATTATTTGATGAAAAATATGTGAGGTCTGAATAATGTATGCTTTTCGTTATGAAGCATAATATGATGAATGGACCTGCTGTTATTTTGAAATGTTTTTCTAGGCCATAACATGTTTTCGGTGATCTTCCATGTACTCAGCTTTTTCAGAATATTTTGGCATCAACGGAGCTGCAATTCCCAGAAGGTGCTTTGGAGGATTTACATCCAGAATGTGTGGATCTGTGCAGAAGTCTTTTACACCATAACCCAGGTACCAGTGACTACAGTGCCCATTTTGTTAACACATGGGCGCTGGGCGAATGCTTGTTCTTTGTATTTGTGGCATAGTAATGGTAGCATGTAGTGTGTGAGTGTGTCTTGTAGAAAGAGCttgaaactttgtgccattGAGAGTTAAATCACATAGGTGCATTGCCCAAAAAGCTTCTATTATGAAATTTTGAACTTCTATTTTCAGTTGAGCGCCTATCATTCATGGAGTTTTTCAATCACAAGTTCCTAGAGGAACCAAGGTAATAATTGAAAGTCTGAACTTGTCTTTATAGTGCATGAATCATCTGTGCTGGACCATTGGTAGTAAGGCATATTCAAGGTACCCAATTTATTTACTGCAATAAATTATGTAGGTTAATGCTGGATGGTGATAAATCTTCTTTACCTGAAGACCTGAAGTTAGTGGATCAGCGGCTTGATTCTTCCGCTTCTGATAAGAGGTCTCAGTTGCATTCAGAAGATCTGATCTGCTCAGCTGAAGAGGATGCAAAGTTCACTAGTTTATCTCTCCATGATATTG encodes:
- the LOC136220273 gene encoding 17.8 kDa class I heat shock protein-like — translated: MSIIPSIFGGRRSNIFDPFSLDVWDPFQNFPIGAPVPRSELSNETAAFANTRIDWKETPEAHVFKADVPGLKKEEVKVEVEEGRVLQISGERSKEEEEKNDKWHRVERSSGQFLRRFRLPENTKTDEVKASMENGVLTVTVPKEEVKKPDVKAIDISG
- the LOC136217343 gene encoding serine/threonine-protein kinase ATG1a, translating into MDLHHARTVGNYILGPRIGSGSFAVVWRARDRFSPLQFAVKEIDKNLLTPKISDNLLKEISILSTIRHPNIIRLFDSIQTEDKIFLVLEYCDGGDLAAYIHRHGKVSQDVARHFMRQLAAGLQVLQEKHLIHRDLKPQNLLLSSHEATPQLKIGDFGFARSLTPQDLADTLCGSPLYMAPEIIQNLKYDAKADLWSVGAILFELVTGTLPFHGNTQYQLFQNILASTELQFPEGALEDLHPECVDLCRSLLHHNPVERLSFMEFFNHKFLEEPRLMLDGDKSSLPEDLKLVDQRLDSSASDKRSQLHSEDLICSAEEDAKFTSLSLHDIAVHGNVHGGSSGNSSSHGPMPCSAHDRMGKPVDGSQWSSDQPGVADSLESIAKDYVLVNRHFASTDNFSYYSETLLQGNSAAGVPAYPPKKNDQDMQGETTLHPSTRLHLLRQYVQAIGELALEKHNAGQYLESFSVELVVLALWKKVLRICNSWMASTAGGELCARSSAVESTHARVGMTDKVDLGEPSSARAWAEQEFIAAYDRAEKLSSHIRDMDAAAEMPDAMEIIFQKALNFGTSGAVDEYMENKDNAADLYSKALLLLSFVVEEAPSLPINPLFVLTPANKKRIESYITKLQSHQSRLY